One segment of Streptomyces sp. YIM 121038 DNA contains the following:
- a CDS encoding Tellurium resistance, translated as MGFFDGLRPGRAMDFAAGAAATNAIELTKRHPMVSLTKQGAATGNLRVNLSWQMRTSDLIGKKRGGGLLRHPFKLFQPEEVQAHTQSMVNVDLDLGCLYELTDGAKGVVQPLGNFFGSINSPPYVKGSGDDRFGSGTGETLYVNLDHRESIKRLLVFVYIYDQTPAFDRTHAKVTLYPSNGPRIEIDLDERQPQARSCAVVLLENIKDELIVRREVKFVYGFQAELDRLYGWGLQWGRGYKSKVG; from the coding sequence ATGGGCTTCTTCGACGGTCTGCGGCCCGGGCGGGCGATGGACTTCGCGGCGGGCGCGGCCGCGACGAACGCCATCGAGCTGACCAAGCGGCATCCGATGGTCTCGCTCACCAAACAGGGCGCGGCCACGGGCAACCTCCGCGTCAATCTGTCCTGGCAGATGCGGACGTCCGACCTCATCGGCAAGAAGCGCGGCGGCGGCCTGCTGCGCCACCCCTTCAAACTGTTCCAGCCCGAAGAGGTCCAGGCGCACACCCAGAGCATGGTCAATGTGGACCTCGACCTCGGCTGTCTGTACGAGCTGACGGACGGCGCCAAGGGCGTGGTGCAGCCGCTCGGCAACTTCTTCGGGAGCATCAACTCGCCGCCCTATGTGAAGGGCAGCGGCGACGACCGGTTCGGCTCGGGCACGGGCGAGACGCTGTACGTCAACCTCGACCACCGGGAGTCCATCAAGCGGCTCCTGGTGTTCGTCTACATCTACGACCAGACCCCGGCGTTCGACCGCACCCACGCCAAGGTCACGCTCTACCCCAGCAACGGCCCGCGGATCGAGATCGACCTGGACGAGCGCCAGCCGCAGGCCCGCTCGTGCGCGGTGGTCCTGCTGGAGAACATCAAGGACGAGCTGATCGTGCGCCGCGAGGTGAAGTTCGTCTACGGCTTCCAGGCGGAGCTGGACCGGCTCTACGGCTGGGGCCTGCAGTGGGGCCGCGGCTACAAGTCCAAGGTCGGCTGA